Genomic window (Egicoccus halophilus):
CCGAGCAGGTAGTACAGCCGCCCGCCCCCACCGGCGTCGCCGCCGGTCACGCGGGCCCACTTGTCGCGCAGATAGGCGCAGTCGGCCGCGAAGTAGGTCGGGCGACCGTCGGAGCGCACGATCACGCGGTCCTTGTCGTCCCCGAACTCGCTGGTGCGCAGGAAGGTCGCGCCCTCGGACTCGTAGGTGCGTCCGTCGTCGGTCAGCTGGGCGATCGCCGCGTCGATCGACCCGGTGTCGTGCAGGGTGCGCTCCGAGAACCACACGTCGAAGTCGACCCCGAGCTGGTGCATCTGGCCGGCGATGCGCTGGCGCATCGCCTCGACGGCCAGGACCCCGACCCGGGCGCCGATGCGAGGGTCGATCCGCGGGTCGGCGCCGGTCGCGGCGTCCTCGACCAGCCCGTCCTCGCCGGCACCGTCGTGCTCGACCCCACCACCGAGCTCGATGTCGGCGTCGGGCACGTGCTCGAAGACGTCCTCGCCGTGCTCGGCCCGCACCTGCTCGACGAGCTCGGGCAGGTAGCTGCCGCGGTAGTGGCCCTCGCCGAGCGGCAGTCCGCGGGCGGTGAGCACGACCGACTCCCCGAAGCGCCGGATCTGCTCCCCCGCGTCGTTGACGTAGTACTCGCGCGTCACCTCGTGCCCGTCGGCCTCGAGCAGGGCGGCGATCGCGTCGCCGACGGCGGCCCACCGACCGGCGCCGACGTGCAGCGGGCCGGTGGGGTTCGCCGAGACGAACTCGAGGTTGATCGTCTCCCGCTCCCGGGCGTCGCGGTGGCGGCGACCGAACGCCTCCCCCTGCGCGATCACGTGCCGGACCAGGTCCTGGTGGTAGCGGTGCGCGAGCCGGAAGTTGACGAAGCCGGGCCCGGCGATCTCGACGGCCTCGACGGCGTCGGGCAGTTCGAGGTGGTCGACGATGGCCTGCGCGATCTCCCGCGGCGGGCGCTTGGCCGGCTTGGCCAGCCGCAGCGGAACGGTCGTCGCCCAGTCCCCGTGCTCGGCCTGGCGTGGGCGCTCGAGATCGGGGTCCGCCTCGGGCAGGCCGGCCGCTCCCAGCGCCGATCGGATCCGGCCGGCGAGGTCGGCGAGAACGGGGTCGAGCAGTTCGGGGCGGGCCATGGCGACGCTCCGGCGGGAGAGGGGACGGACAGGAACTCGGGATCGCCGCAGGACGACGACGGGCGTCGGGCACCGACGTCGGCGACGCGCCGCGGACGCACCGGGCGGGCAGCCTACGGGTCGGCGGCCACGACGTGCACCGTGTGCCCGTCAGCGGCGGCCGGCCGCGAGCCGCTCGATGGTCTCGACGAGGTCCACCGGGTCGAACGGCTTGGTGATGTAGGCGTCCGCACCGCTGGCGAAACCGCGGTCGAGGTCCGCCTGCTGGGCCCGCGCCGAGACGAACACGATCGGGGTGGCGGTCAGCTCGGGGTCGGCGCGCACGGCCTCGCAGACCTGGAACCCGTCCATCTCCGGCATCATCACGTCGAGCAGGACGACCTCGGGCTGCTGGGCACGGATGGTGTCCAGCGCCACCCGCCCGTTGTCAGCGAGCAGCACCTCGTGCCCCTCCATCTCCAGGTTCACCTGGAGCAGACGCAGGATGGTGGGATCGTCGTCCACAGCGAGCACGCGCACCAAGGCCCCTCACCTCCGGGCGCGAACGCTATCCCGTCGACACGCGTGTCAGGTCGCGTCTCCCCGACCGCCGTGCCGGTGCGCTCGGGCCGCGCGTTCGGGCCGTCTGGCGTGCGTGCTACGGTGTGCGTCCGCGAACGCTGGTGCCGGTGCGGCCCCGCGCCGTCGCGAACGACCCGCCCCCGTAGCTCAGTGGATAGAGCACTGGCCTCCGGAGCCAGAAGCGTAGGTTCGATTCCTACCGGGGGTACCACCGGCCGGCCGCCGAGCGATGCTCGACGGCCGTTCGTGCGTTCCGGCGCCGCCGTCGTCGGTGGGGGTCGGCGGGAACCACGGCGAGCGGTCCGTGCTGGTGGCGTCCGTGTGTGTGGCGTCAGTGCGTGGCGAGCAACCACTTCTCGTCGAGCCGCCCGAACCGCTCGAGTCCGGCCTGCGCGAGCGAGGCGTCGAGCCCGTCCTCGTCGAGGACCTCCGCGGTGAAGTGCTGGGTCCACTCCCGCTCGCCGAGCACGTAGGTGATTGCGGCGTCGAAGCTCGCCCCGCGCTGCTCGAGCAGCCGGAACCGCAGCGTGACCTCGCCGGCCGTGCCCTCACCGTCACGCAGGTCGTCGATCGCCGCCGGGTTCCAGTGCTCGAGGTAGGCCGACCCACCCGGGGCCAGATGTCGGGCGACGGCCAGCAGCAGGGCGCGCCGTTCGTCGCGGTCGGCGGTGTTGACCAGGTGGCTGGCCAGCACCACCGCCGAGAAGCGGCGGCCGAGGTCGAGTTGCTCGATGCGGGCCTGCACGCCCTCGACGCCCGGGGCGAGGTGGGCGAGCATCTCGGCGGACTCGTCGACCCCGACCACCTCGTGGCCGCGTCGCGCCAGCTCGTTGGCGAGCCGTCCGACCCCGCATCCCAGGTCGAGCACGCTCGCGCCGGGGTAGAGGTCGTCGAGCACCGGGGCGAAGTCGCGCTCCGCCGGGATCGCGAGGTAGATCGGTACCGGCGAACCGTCCGGCGTGACCTCGACATCCGTCACCGGGACCCCCTCGCAACGACGCGGCGGCCGCGGTCGACGGCCGGCGCGCACGCTACCGGGCCGTGCCGCCGGGACACCGGGAACTCAGTCCGCGTGCACGGGCCGCAGGTAGCGGGCCTCGACCAGGCAGAACGCGCCGAACACGACCAGGCCGACGCCGAGCAACGGGAGCAGGAGACGGCCGTAGGGCGCCTCGACCACCTGCTGCAGCGTGTTGTCGAGACCCACGCCGGCCTCCGGGTCGTGCCGCCAGGCCGCCAGCCCCACGAAGCCACCGGCGAGCAGGAACACCACCCCCCGGGCCGCGTAGCCGACGCGACCGACGAACTCGAGTCGACGGCGGGTGCGACCCGCCAGTGCCTGCACGTCGACGTGGTCGCGGAAGGCCGCGCTCCACGCCTCGCGCAGCTGGACCACCCCGACCACCAGCACCCCGAACCCGACCGCCGCGACGGCCAGCCGTCCCCCCGGTCGAGCCAGGGCGAGGGCGGTCAGACTCTCCTCGGCGCCCTCGGCCCCGTGGCCCTGACCCGAGGCCTCCCACCAGGCCAGCACCGCGAGGGTCCCGTACAACGCCGCCCGGGCGGCGAACGTCAGCCGCGCGAGCCAGCCCGGCAGCGAGCTGACGCGCGCCGAGGCGCCCCGCACGCTCTGCCAGGCACGGAACAGCGCGTAGCCGCTCAGGCCGAGCGCGAGCACCGTCACCAACGCGCGACCGAAGGGCTGCCGCGCCACGAGGGTGATGGCCCCCTGCTGGTCCACCTCCTCGGGCGCGCTACCGGCCGCCAACCGAACGGCGAGCACACCCAGCACGGCGTAGAGCACGCCCTTCGCGGTGAAGCCGGCACGCGCCAGGCGATCGACGCTGCGCCGGCCTCCCGCCGCGGTCGCACTGGCCATGCCACTCCTCCTGCATTCGGGTGCATCGATAGCACAGGACCGGCAGGAGGCCGGCCGGCCGGTCACGGGCACACGTCCCGTCCGCGTGTCGGTCGCGGTCGGGCCGGGCACTACGCTCGGGTGTGTCCACCGCGCTCACGACGGTTCGCGACGGCACGGGTCGACCCTCGGGGTCGCGCCGTCGGGCGCACCGACCGCCTGCGAGGCCTGCATGTCCGCCCCCCTCGACGTGTCCGACCGTTCCCTGTACTCCCGCACGGTCGGCATCGACCACGATCCGCTGGCAGGACCGCGCCGGCACGTCGACGAACGCGGGCGGGAGGTCGCACCCGACCTGCTCGCGCTCATGGGCGACACGCCGCTCGTGCGCCTCGACCGGCTGTCGAAGGACGTCGGCCCGACGCTGCTGGCCAAGCTCGAGATGCTCAATCCGGGCGGCAGCGTCAAGGACCGCATCGGCATCGCGATGATCGAGGCGGCGGAGGCGGCCGGGGTGCTCCATCCCGGGGGCACGATCGTCGAGCCGACCTCCGGCAACACCGGCGTCGGCCTCGCGATCGCCTCCGCCCGCAAGGGCTACCGGTGCGTGTTCGTGGTGCCCGACAAGGTCTCGACCGACAAGATCTCGCTGATGCGGGCCTACGGCGCCGAGGTGGTGGTCTGCCCGACCTCGGTCGAACCCGACGACCCGCGCTCCTACTACTCGGTGTCCGACCGGCTCGCCGCCCAGCCCAACGCGTTCAAGCCCAACCAGTACTTCAACCAGGCCAACCCGCAGACCCACGTGTTCTCCACCGGCCCGGAGCTGTGGCGACAGACCAACGGGCTGATCGACGCGTTCGTGTGCGGCGTCGGCACCGGCGGGACCGCCACGGGCGTGGGGCGCTACCTGAAGGACAGGAACGCGTCGGTGCAGATCGTCGGTGCCGACCCGGAGGGCTCGCTGTACTCCGGTGACGAGGTCCACACCTACCTCGTCGAGGGCATCGGCGAGGACTTCTGGCCGCAGACCTTCGATCCGGCGATCGTCGACCACTGGTACCGGGTCAGCGACCGCGACTCGTTCCTGACCGCCCGCCGCTGCGCCCGTGAGGAGGGGATCCTCGTCGGTGGCTCGTGCGGGACGGCGCTGTGGGCCGGGCTCGAGTACGCCAGGGACCAGCCCGAGGACGCGACCATCGTCGTCCTGCTGCCCGACTCGGGCCGCGGCTATCTGTCGAAGTTCTACGACGAACGCTGGCTCGCCGAGCACGGGTTCGTCGAGCACGCCTCGGGTGCCGGCACCGTGGGTGACGTGCTGCACGCCAAGGGCGCCGAGCTGCCGCCCCTGGTCCACCTGCACCCGGGCGAGCAGGTGTCCCAGGCGATCTCGCTGCTCAAGGAGTACGGCGTGAGCCAGATGCCGGTGTTCCGCGAGGGGGTCCACGACGACGCGACCGCCGACGACATCCTCGGCTCGGTGCGCGAGAACGCCCTGCTCGACGCGGCGCTGCGCGACCCGGAGGCGATGAGCAAGCCGGTCATCGAGGTCATGCAGCCCCCGTTGGCGACCGCCGCCACCGACGACGCGCTCGACCACGTGCTGGCGGGCCTGGCCACGGGCGCGCCGGCGGTGGTCGTGCACGACGCCGGCCGCGCCGTCGGCGTGCTCACCCGCGCCGACCTGCTGACGTTCCTCGCCACCCGCTGAAGGCTTCCGCGATGCAGTTCGAGACCCGCGCCATCCACGTCGGTCAGGAACCCGAGCCGCGCACCGGCGCGGTGGTGGTCCCGATCTACCAGACCTCCACCTTCGCCCAGCCCCGCGTCGGTGAGCACACCGGCTACGAGTACGCCCGCACCGGCAACCCGACGCGCACCGCCCTGCAGGAGTGCCTGGCCAGCCTCGAGGGAACCGAGCAGGCGGTGTGCTTCGCCTCGGGTCTCGCCGCCGAGGACGCGGTGCTGCGCCTGCTCGCTCCCGGCGACCACGTCGTCATGGCCAACGACGTCTACGGCGGCACGTGGCGCCTGATCAGCAAGGTGCACGCCCGCTACGGCATCGAGGTGTCCGCGGTCGACCTGACCGACCTCGACGCGGTCGCGGCGGCCTTCCGGCCGACCACCCGGTTCGTGTGGGCCGAGACGCCCTCGAACCCACTGCTGAAGGTGCTGGACCTGGCCGCGCTGGCCGAGCTGGCCCATGACCGGGACGCCTGGCTGGTCGCCGACAACACCTTCGCCACGCCCTACCTGCAGCGCCCCACCGACCTCGGTGCCGACCTGGTGGTGCACTCCACCACCAAGTACCTCGGCGGGCACTCGGACGTGGTCGGGGGCGCGGCGTGCACCGACGCGCAGACCGCCGCCGACCTCGCCTTCCTGCAGAACGCCGTCGGCGCGGTGCCCGGCCCGTTCGACTCGTGGCTCACCCTGCGTGGCATCAAGACGCTCGGTGTGCGCATGGACCGCCACTGTGCCAACGCCGGCCGCATCGCCGAGTTCCTCGCCGACCACGACCGGGTCGAGCAGGTCCTCTACCCGGGTCTGTCCGACCACCCGGGTCACGAGCTCGCGGCCCGGCAGATGACCGGGTTCGGCGGCATGATCAGCTTCCGGGTCGCCGGCGGGGTCGAGGCCGCCCGCCGTGTCGCGGAGGGCACGCGCCTGTTCTTCCTGGCCGAGTCGCTCGGCGGCGTCGAGAGCCTGATCGAGCACCCCGGCATCATGACCCACGCCTCGGTGGTGGGCACCGACCTCGAGGTCGCCGACGACCTGCTGCGCATCTCGGTGGGCATCGAGTCGGTCGACGACCTGCTCGCCGACCTCGCCACGGCCCTGGACTGACGGGCCCGGTGCGCGCGCTGCTGCTGTTCAACCCGAACGCGACCACGACCGACGACCGGGTCCGTGACGTCATCGCCTCGGCGCTGGCGTCGGCGGTCGAGCTCGACGTGCAGCCGACCAAGCAACGCGGACATGCGACGCACATCGTCGCCGGCGCCGTGCACGAAGGGGTCGACGCGGTGTTCGCCCTCGGCGGCGACGGCACCGCCAACGAGGTCCTGCAGGCACTGGTGGGCACCGACGTCCGGCTCGGGATCATCCCTGGCGGGGGCGCGAACGTGCTCGCGCGCTCGCTCGGGCTGCCCAACGACGCGGTCGCGGCGACCTCGGTCCTGCTCGAGCACCTGCGGGCCGACCGCACCCGCCGGATCACGCTCGGACGGGCCAACGAGCGCTGGTTCGGGTTCAACGCCGGCTTCGGCTTCGACGCCGCGGTCGTCCGCCACGTCGAACAGCACCCGCAGGTCAAACGCGTGTTCCGTCAGGCCGCCTTCGTGGCCTCCACGACCCGCGAGTGGTTCGTGGGTGAAGGCCGCGGATGCCCGCGCATCACCCTGCACCACGCCGACGGCAGCGTCGCGGGTCCGTACCTGGTGGCGGTCGTGGCCAACACCGATCCCTACACCTTCCTCGGGCCGCGGCCGATGCACGTCCACCCCCGGGCGTCGTTCGATCTCGGCCTCGACCTGGTGGGCATCCGGCGGGTGTCCACCGTCGCGCTGCTGCGCATCCTCAACCGGGTCTTCCGCGACGGCGAGCACGTGCGGGCCAAGGGCCTGGACTACGTCCACGACCTGGCGGCGTTCACCCTCTCGTCACCCGAGCCGTTGCCACTGATGGTGGACGGTGATTACTCCGGTGAGCACCTCCAGGTGACCTTCGCGGCCGTCCCGGACGCGCTCCGCGTGCTCGCCTGAGCGTCGTCGTCCGCGCCGCAGTCGCGGCTGTCCGCTGCCTGGCCCCTCCCAACGCCGCGTTCCGGGCCAATCGGCACAGGCGGCCCGCGTCGCGTTCGGCGCCCGGCCCGGCTCGTGCGGTCATCGCTCGCCTGCACGCAACGGCAAGCACTCCTCCGACCAACCCCTTGACTTGTGCTCCAGGAACGTTACGGTCCCGTTCCGGGTTCGAGAATTCGTTCACAAGCCGACGGCCGTGCCCCGCAGGTCCCCCTCGGTGAGCGAGTTCTTCGCGAGTTCACACGGCGGAGGCCACCTGGCGGTCGCCTCCTGCTCGGGCCCGGCCCCACCCACCCCACCCACCTGACGTTCTCCGTCGCCCGGCCCCGAGGCGTGCCCGGGGACCTCGGCGACGTCGACAGGGAGAAGACCCATGGACTGGCGAAGCCGCGCCGCGTGCATCGACGAGGACCCGGAGCTGTTCTTCCCGATCGGGACGACCGGCCCGGCGGTCGAGCAGGCCGACGCTGCCAAGCGGGTCTGCACCCGTTGTGACGTCCGTGAGCAGTGCCTCGAGATGGCACTGAGCACCAACCAGGACGCCGGCATCTGGGGCGGCCTCACCGAGGACGAGCGCCGCACCCTCAAGCGTGCCCGTCAGCGCCGCCGCCGTATGGCGAGCTGACACGACGCGGGCCCCGCGCGAACGACGCGAGGACGGGCCCACGATGCACCCGCACCCGCAGCACGCGAGACGACCCCGGCAACCGTGCGGCGCCCCGACGGCGCCACGCGGACCGGGGTCGACGCGTGTCCGGCGACGGACGGCCCGGGCGGCCTCAGCGGGGCAGGGGCAGCAGGGACTCGCAGACCGTTCCCGTCGCGTCGGTGCGTCGGCGCACCTCCAGCGTCCCGCCGAGCTCGGACTCCACCAGGGTCGCGGCGATCCGCAGCCCGAGGTTGGCATCGCGCTCCAGCGACCAGCCGTCGGGGACGCCGACGCCGTCGTCACACACCTCCAGGTGCAGACTCGCCGAACGTCGCTCGAGTGCGACGACGATGTCGCCACCGCGGGTCGGGAACGCGTGCTCGACCGAGTTCTGCAACAGCTCCGAGAGCACCAGGGCGAGCGGGGTGGCCACTTCGGCGGGCAGCTCACCCGCACCGCCGTCCAGCAGCATGCGCACGGGCCGCTCCGGATCGGTCAGGCCGGTCGAGAGCATGTCGATCAGCCGCTGCGCGACCTTGTCGAAGCTGACCCGCTGCCGTGAGTCCTGCGAGAGGGTCTCGTGCACGAGGGCGATCGAGGAGATCCGGCGGACCGACTCCCCCAGCGCGTCGCGGGCCTCGTCGGAGGTCAACCGCCGCGACTGCAGCCGGAGCAGTGACGCCACCGTCTGCAGATTGTTCTTCACGCGATGGTGGATCTCGCGGATCGTGGCGTCCTTGTAGAGCAGCAATCGCTCGTGACGCCGCAGCTCGGTGACCTCCCGGATGAGCATCAGGCCCCCCAGGACGTGGTGCTCACGCGTGAGCGGTAGCAGACGCCGCAGGACGACCGCGCCCCTGGCCTCCACCTCGGACTCGAGCGGTTCCCCGTCCGCCAACGCCTCGAGCACGGCAACGTCGTCGAGGTCGAAGTCCCCGAGGTTGCGGCCCAGGATGTTGTCGACGACCCCGAGTCGCCGGTAGGCACTGATCGCGTTCGGGGACGCGTAGACGACCGTCCCGCTCGGGTCGACCCGGAGCAGGCCGTCACCGACCCGGGGGGCGAGCTCGCGTTCGGGGTCCTCGCCGGGGAAGGGGAACGAACCGTCGGCGAGCATGTTGGACAGCTCGTTGGCGACCTGGAGATAGGTCAGCTCGAGCTGGGACGGCGCGCGCACCATCGAGAGGTTGGCCTCCCGGGTGACCACGGCGATGACCTCGCCCTCGAAGGGGACCGGGATCGCCTCCTCGCGCACCGGCACCCCGGTGGACCAGTCCGGCTCGCCGTCACGGACGATCCGTCCGCCGTCGAAGGCGCGCTGGACGGCCGACCGCTCCTGCGGGCCGAAGACGGTCCCGACCAGATCGTCGTAGTAGATGGTCTGCGCCGTGTAGGGGCGCATCTGCGCCACGACCGTCAGCTCACCGCTGGACGGGTCGCGACAGAACATCAGCAGGTCCGCGAACGACAGGTCGGCGAGGATCTGCCAGTCGGAGACGATCGCCTGCAGGGTGTCGACCGCGGCGCCGAAGAGGCCACCGTGGTTCTCGACCAGCTCCTGGAGCGACGACACGTCAGCGCGGCAGGAAGCGCTGCAACTGCTGCAGCGGTACGGCTTCGCGGATGTGCTCGAAGGCGCGCTTCTCGATGTCACGGGCCTCGCTCATCGACAGCCCCAGGGTGCGGGCGGTGTCGGCGAGGTCGTGCGGGTGCCCGTCGGTCAGCCCCATGCGCAGCTCGAGGACCCGGCGTTGGGTCTCCGGGAGCCGCTTGAGCACCTTCTCGAGCGGACCGGCGAGCTGACTGACGGTCTCGTTCTCGGTCGGTGCGGAGCGGCCACCGCGGCGGCCGGCGGGGGCGCCGTGACGACCCCCCTGCCCACCGGCACCTCCACGCCCGCCTCCGGCACCACCCCGGGCGCCGCCGCGCGTGCCCCCACCACCGCGGGAGGCACCGTCGCCGGCGTTCCGGCGACCGTTTCGGCCACCGGAACCGGATCCACGCTTCGAGGAATCGTCCATGCGGGGCAGGGTAGCCGCACCGACCGATGGCCGAGCCGGGCACCGCCACCCCGACCATCGGGACGCTGCCGGCGGCTGCGCGCGCTCGCGTGCGCGGCCATGCTGCGGCTCTGCCCGATCGCACGCCGACCCCCGGGGGTATCGCGACCATGCGCCTGCGCCGTTCCCGACTGCTCACCACCTGCGCCGCGGGCCTGCTCCTGGCGGCCTGTTCGGGAGGTCCGGAGGAGACCGACGCCAGCGACGCGCCACCGCCGCGGGACGACGAGACGGCCGAACAGGACCCGGCTGCGGCCGGCGAGGCCTGCGAGCAGGCGTTCGCCGACGCCGAGACGGCCGAGGACGGGCAGGCCGCACTGATGGCGGCCGTGGCGGCCTGTGACGACATCGCGTCGTTCACGGCCGCGTCCGCCGAGCACCCCGACGCGCTCGGGGACGTCGAGCCGCACGTGTTCCTGGCCGAGGCGTGCGACGACGCGACCGAGCCCGCCGTGAGCGAGAGCCCGTTGTGCGACGAGGTCGCCGGCGAGCAGAACTGAGCGGACCGGGTACCGCCGCGAGCCGTCTCAGGCGTCCTGCAGGACCCCGAGCTCGCGCAGGCGTTCGACCAACTCGTCGGGCGGGACGTCCTGGATGACCGCGAGCGCCCGCAGGTCGTCGCCGCGGACCGAGAGCACCCGGCGGTTGAAGTCGCCCCGCTGCACCTGGATCGACTCGCAGTAGCGCCGCAACGCCTGCCAGCCGTCGCCCAGCGCGTCGAGCCGCTCCAGGTCGATCACGAGTCCCGCCGCCTCGTCGGGATGCCGCGGTGGGGCCTCGCCCGGCAGGATCTCGCCCGGCGCGACGCCGTAGAACTCGGCCAGCTCGAGCAGGCGGGTGGCCGTGATGTTGCGGTCACCGCGCTCGTAGGAGCCGATGACCGCGGCCTTCCACCGGCCGTCGGAGCGGCGTTCGACGTCCTGCAGTGACAGCCCTCGGTCGATGCGCACACGCCGCAACCGTTCGCCGACCTCGTGGGTGTACGTCACCGTTGCCTCCGCCGTTCGAGCGCGAAAGGTATCCGGCCACCGTGCGCGGCGGGGCAGGTCAGGCGCGCGATGTGCCAGCCGCCCAGGCCAGGGTCGCGGCCAGCCCTTCCTCGAGGGTGGTCCACGGCTTCCAGCCCAGCTCCCGCGCCGCCGCCCTGGCGTCGACACAGCTGTGGTGGACCTCGCCGTCGCGAGCGGGCGCATGCACCGGCTCGTGCGGGTAGCCGGTCGCCGCGGCGAGGGCACGGAACAGCTGGAGCACGCTGGTGCGCTCCCCCGTCCCGATCAACAGGCGTCGGCCGGGCGCCCGGTCCGCGGCCAGCACCAGCGCATGCACGACGTCGTCGACGTAGACGAAGTCCCGGGTCTGTTCGCCGTCGCCGAACACGGTGCAGGGCTGCCCGGCCAGCATGCGACCGGCGAAGGTCGCCACGACCCCGCCCTCGCCCGCGGTGGTCTGGTGCGGGCCGTAGACGTTGGCCAGCGTCAGCGCGGTCCAGTCGATCCCGTGGAGCAGTTCGTAGGAGCGCAGGTAGTCCATCGCCACGCGCTTGGACACCCCGTACGGCGAGAGTGCCGGCCGGTCGAACGACTCGTCGACGGGCAGTTCGTGCTCGCTCGGCTCGCCGTAGGACCCGATGGAGGACGCGTAGACGATCTTGCGCACGTCGACCGCACGGGACGCCTCGAGCACCGCCAGGGTGCCCAGGACGTTGATCGAGGCGTCGTGGACCGGGTCCTCGACGCTGCGACGCACGTCGACCTGCGCCGCGAGGTGGAACACGACCTCCGGGTCGAGGCGCTCGAACAGGCGGGGCAGACCGCCCTGGCGGATGTCGAGGCGATCGAACTCGAAGCGCCCGGCGTGGCGTTCCCTCGCCACCGCGAGGTTGCCGAGCGCGCCCGTCGAGAGGTCGTCCACCCCGATGACCCGGTGACCGTCCTCGAGCAGCCGCAGCACCAGGTTGGAACCGATGAAGCCGGCGGCGCCGGTGACCACGACGGGACGATCGGACACGGCGAACCCTCGACTGCCAGACGCCAACGGCCCCGGAGCCTAGCGGCGTCGGTGGCCCGGCCCGGTGAGCCGACGTCGCGGTCCGCGCGGGCGGTCGTCAGCGCTCGTCGTCGACGGTGGCGAGGTGCTCACGGATGCGCACGAGCAGCGACGGCGGCGGGGCGTCGACGCAGTCACGGCGCACGATCGCGCGCAACTGCTCCTCGAACGATGCCCGATCGGTACAGGGATAGCAGGCCACCAGGTGGGTCTTGATCTGCTCGAGCGTCGTGTCGGGGAGCTCGCCGTCGAGATAGCGCTCGAGCTGTGCGAGCGCCTCCTGGCACGGCGCGCCGCAGTCGGGGACGTTGCCGGCACTCACGCGTCCACCTCCGCTTCGTCGATCAGGCCCCGCTGGAGGGCGTAGCCGGACAACGCCCGCTGCAGTTGTTTCCTTCCCCGGTGCAGTCGCGACATCACCGTGCCGACCGGGGTGTCCATGATCTCGGCGATGTCCTTGTAGGCGAAGCCCTCGACGTCGGCGAGGTACACGGCGAGCCGGAAGGTCTCGGGCAGGTCCGCCAGCGCCTGCTTGACCTCGTCCGCCGTCAGCGACTCGAGCACCTCGCGTTCGG
Coding sequences:
- a CDS encoding sensor histidine kinase; protein product: MSSLQELVENHGGLFGAAVDTLQAIVSDWQILADLSFADLLMFCRDPSSGELTVVAQMRPYTAQTIYYDDLVGTVFGPQERSAVQRAFDGGRIVRDGEPDWSTGVPVREEAIPVPFEGEVIAVVTREANLSMVRAPSQLELTYLQVANELSNMLADGSFPFPGEDPERELAPRVGDGLLRVDPSGTVVYASPNAISAYRRLGVVDNILGRNLGDFDLDDVAVLEALADGEPLESEVEARGAVVLRRLLPLTREHHVLGGLMLIREVTELRRHERLLLYKDATIREIHHRVKNNLQTVASLLRLQSRRLTSDEARDALGESVRRISSIALVHETLSQDSRQRVSFDKVAQRLIDMLSTGLTDPERPVRMLLDGGAGELPAEVATPLALVLSELLQNSVEHAFPTRGGDIVVALERRSASLHLEVCDDGVGVPDGWSLERDANLGLRIAATLVESELGGTLEVRRRTDATGTVCESLLPLPR
- a CDS encoding sigma factor-like helix-turn-helix DNA-binding protein → MLKRLPETQRRVLELRMGLTDGHPHDLADTARTLGLSMSEARDIEKRAFEHIREAVPLQQLQRFLPR
- a CDS encoding transcriptional regulator; this translates as MTYTHEVGERLRRVRIDRGLSLQDVERRSDGRWKAAVIGSYERGDRNITATRLLELAEFYGVAPGEILPGEAPPRHPDEAAGLVIDLERLDALGDGWQALRRYCESIQVQRGDFNRRVLSVRGDDLRALAVIQDVPPDELVERLRELGVLQDA
- a CDS encoding NAD-dependent epimerase/dehydratase family protein, translating into MSDRPVVVTGAAGFIGSNLVLRLLEDGHRVIGVDDLSTGALGNLAVARERHAGRFEFDRLDIRQGGLPRLFERLDPEVVFHLAAQVDVRRSVEDPVHDASINVLGTLAVLEASRAVDVRKIVYASSIGSYGEPSEHELPVDESFDRPALSPYGVSKRVAMDYLRSYELLHGIDWTALTLANVYGPHQTTAGEGGVVATFAGRMLAGQPCTVFGDGEQTRDFVYVDDVVHALVLAADRAPGRRLLIGTGERTSVLQLFRALAAATGYPHEPVHAPARDGEVHHSCVDARAAARELGWKPWTTLEEGLAATLAWAAGTSRA
- a CDS encoding zf-HC2 domain-containing protein codes for the protein MSAGNVPDCGAPCQEALAQLERYLDGELPDTTLEQIKTHLVACYPCTDRASFEEQLRAIVRRDCVDAPPPSLLVRIREHLATVDDER